The genomic region CTTCGCTAAATTTGGTTCTGACTTGGATGCTGCTACTAAGCTTACAATTGATCGTGGTCGTAAGAACACTGAAATCTTGAAACAAGCTCAGTACACTCCATATACTGTAGAAAAGCAAATCGCTATTATCTGGGCAGGTTCAAACGGTATTACCGACCCTGTTGCAGAATCTAAAGTGAAAGCTTTCGAAAACGAATTCTTAGAAGTTCTTGAAACTAAACACAAAGACGTGATGGATCAAGTAGCCGCTGGTAAGTGGGGAGATGATCATATCGCAGTGTTTAAGAAAGTAGGTGAAGAGGTAGCTCAAAACCACAAGGCTTAATTATAATATGCAATTAGCAATGGTAATGTTTAAATATTACTATTGCTAATTCACTTTATTACTCAAACAGAAAATGGCTAGTCTTAAAGAAGTAAAAGAGAGGATCACCTCTGTAGACTCAACGCAACAAATCACTAAAGCCATGAAAATGGTTTCAGCGGCAAAAATGCGTAGAGCACAAGACCGTGTAACAGGTATGCGTCCATATGCTGATAAGCTTGCGTCCATCCTTGAAAACGTTACTTCGGCACTTGGTACGGATTTCTCTAGCCCATTCGTTGAGGCTCGTGAAGAAGTGAATAGCGTTCTTGTTATTGTAGTTACTTCCGATCGTGGTTTAGCAGGTGCTTTTAACTCAAACATTCAAAAAGAATCTTCTCGTTTAATTAATGAAGAGTTTTCTTCACAATTTAACGCGGGTAGAGTTGAGGTATTGGCAGTTGGTTCTAAAGGAGCTGACTACTTCAAAAGAAGAAATTATGAATTAAACGCAGAGTTTGTAGATTTATTTCATAATCTTGATTTTGATGGTGCTAGAAAAGCAGCTGAATATGCTATGGATGGCTATGTTTCAGGAAAGTTTGATAAAGTTGTGATGGTTTATAACGAATTCAAAAATGTGGCAACACAGATCGTTAGAACTAAACAATTTTTACCTTTCACATTAGAGCAATCAACAGATAAAGAAGAATCAACTCAAGAAGCTGATTACATCTTTGAACCTGAGAAAGAAAAAATTCTTTCTGAATTGATTCCTAAGACGTTGAAAGTAAACTTCTATGCGCATTTGCTTGATTCGAATGCGGCAGAACATGGTGCTCGTATGACAGCAATGGACAAGGCGACTGAAAACGCTGGTGAACTATTGAAAGATCTTAAGTTGGATTACAACAGATCTCGTCAAGCGGCAATTACCAATGAAATTCTAGAGATTGTAGGTGGTGCAGAAGCACTAGCTTCAAACTAAAGATAAATGCTGAAAAGCATAAAAAATCCTAGGCCCTACAAAGGTCTAGGATTTTTTTGTTTATATATATTAACGATTTGTGTAATTACATCACTTTTTTTGGATTGATATTCGCGTCAATTTTTGTAATAGGTTTTTTACCCATACACCTATTTTAACCTTTTATTAAATTAACAGCATTCAGTGCTTAACTATGCGAAACTTACATCCATCAGGTATTATTATATCTGTACTAATTATCGTATCCATCTTTTATAGCTATCAAATCTTATCTCAAAATTCGATTTACCCATCAAGTACAATCATCGAATATTCCACAGACGCTAATAAGAATGGTTCCTTGTCTTTAGATTGGGAGTTTAAGGACCAATCATTGAATTACAATAAGGTGATCCTTACTTTTAATGGTAAAGTTTATACCTTCAATGGTGAAGGATCAGAGATAATTGAAGGTCTTCAAGAAGGACAATATAGAGTACAATTAGATGTATTGGACGATACGCTACAAACATCTAGTATTCGTACCTATGTTCAAGAAGTAGATATCTTGGAAGGTAAAACATTGAGTATGGCGGTAAAATTATAGCTTTGTATTCCATGAATAAATAGTTTTTATCGAACTATTATCCTTCAACTCTTTTATTCCATGACTACTTATTAGAGTAGAATGGAGGTTTATGGTTTCAAGTTTTTTCATCATTTTAAAGATATTCACCCCATCATCTCCGATGGGGTTTTTACTTAAATTCAGTTTTCGTAATTCTGAGAATTGTTGCAATTCATCAGGTCTTTGAATGTTTTGGGCCTTCAAATCCAACCAAATAATATTGTCTTTTATAGGAAGTAATGCTGAAATAAGATCTATGTTAGACAGTTTAGGGTACGACACATCAAATGCATTTTTATCAATTTCTCTAATTTGAAAACCTTTATTTCTAAGATCTTGAACAATTGATGTATCATAATCGGTAAGTGCTATTGAATTATGGTTAGATATAAAACCTAATTTAGTGTTACAATATGTCATCAATTCTTCAGTGAGAGGTATATCAGTAATTAGTGTGTCAAAACTTCCATGTCCTATATCAATCCAACCGATCAGTAACTCTATCTCTTTGTCTGTTAGAGGTGTTTTACCTTCGGGGGGCATAATATTTTCATCACCATGTGGCAGCAATATTCGTTGAATTATTTCACTATGATTACTTTCACCTTGTACAATTAAGTTTTTTGTTTTTCCTCCCTTTAGAATATCTGCTTTATTACTAAGTGATAATTCTCCTTTTTTCTTCTCTGTATTATGACAACTAATGCATTTTTGTTGAAGAATTGGTTGAATGATATGCTCATACATTATCACTTCATTAGCACTATTTGGAGGTGAAATTACTATTTCAGTATCGTTTAATTTAAGTGGAGCATACTGTGTTAAATAAGTACTTCCATGTGTGAGATTGCCTCCATAATGACCTGTGATACTTATAGTAAAAACTATAACAAGGAGTGAAAAGTCGTACATCTTTTGAATATTATACTTTTTAAGGAAGAACATACCAATAATCAATACCGTAGTAATGATGCCGAACCATTGATGAAAACTGATTGCTTCATAGTTATAATCATTGTTATCGTAAGCGAGTAGATATCCAAGTAGACAACTTATTATTGCACTAGCTGCTCCGACAATATAGGATAGCTCAATACTTTTATGATCCGGTTGAAAAATTTTTAGTTTACCTACAATTTCAAGTATAATTCCAAAGAAGATAAAGCCAATTGGCAAGTGAACAAATAAAGGATGGAACCTACCAATAAATAAATGAAAGTTTGAAAAGTCCATAATGTGATATTAGATACGTTCTAGTTTGAGTGGTGGAGTATTACCTGCATTCCATTGGCAGATATATAAATTTTTATCTTCATCTATACAGACATCATGACCATGTAATATAGGTTGATGAGCTAGCTGATATGAAGGTAGTAATTCACCATTATCGTCATATTTTGGTGCTGTTCCACCAGGATTTGAAACGACTTTATCATTTTCTAAGATGGTGACGAATCCTGTATGTTTTGTCCAGTCATATCCGTCTTCATTTGTTGGAGAAGACCAACATACTCCGGCATACAAGTTATTATCATCAAAAACAGCTCGGCACATATACATATTTGGGAGCTTAATTTTTTTTACAAACTCTCCTTCTAAAGTATAGAACTTGAAAGTACTTTCATTTCTGGAAGAGCATACCACTAGAGTCTGATTGGGATCTCGATAATCAATACTTACACCATGTGCATTGAATAAATTGTAATTGTTATTTTTATTATCATGACCGCCCCAATGCCTTTTATATTGACCATACTGGTTATATTGAATAATTAAATCTTTACCATAGCCATCGGCTACATAAATGTCACCATTAGGGCCTATTGCTACTTCTGTAGGACAGAAATGTTCACCAGGTTTGTAGATACCAATGGTTTGAGGATGTCCGATATCAAAAATTACTTGACCATCCATAGTGGTTTTTGAGACTCTACCGTTATGTTTTATCCATTGTCCCTTTTTATCTAAATACCAACCAGAATCAGTGATATATAAGAAATCTTCACCTCCCTCTTCGGATAATGTTAAACCATGTCCTCCAGGGTAAGCGGTTCCCCAAAAGTCAAGTAACTTTCCGGATTTATCGAAAATTAGAATATTGTTATCGGTATGATCACCAATCATGATTAACCTCCCTTTAGAATCCATAACCATTTCATGACAATTAAGAATAGGATTACGAACACTACTTATTTTAGCCCAATCTCGGTGTATTTTATATTGATAGTCACCATGCCCAATGATCTCATCTTTTTTGAAAGAAGGTTGAAATGCAAGTGATGGAGTAGATATCACTCCACTTAATAACAAGGAAGTTTTTTTTATAAATGATCTTCTAGAATCCATAATTATGAGAGTATATCTTTAACAACATTTCCATGAACATCAGTCAGTCTAAATCTTCTGCCTTGATGTTTAAAAGTTAGTTTTTCATGATCAATTCCAAGTATATGCATTAACGTAGCATGGAAGTCATGTACATGAACAGGATTTTTTGTGATGTTGTAACTAAAATCATCCGTTTCACCATAAGACATTCCAGCCTTTACTCCTGCACCGGCCATCCACATACTGAAACATTTTGGATGATGGTCTCTTCCATAATCATTTTGAGTCAATTTCCCTTGAGAGTAAACCGTTCTTCCAAACTCACCTCCCCAAATGACTAAAGTATCTTCTAGTAAGCCTCTTCTTTTGAGATCCTTTAAGAAGCCTGCAGTTGCTTGGTCGGTATCTAGACATTGTTTCTTTATTCCATTGGGTAACCCGATATGTTGGTCCCAACCTCTATGGTAGAGTTGAATAAATTTGACATCTTTCTCTAGTAGTCTTCTAGCCATTAGGCAATTGGCTGCATAGGTGCCTGGTGTTCTACTATCTTTTCCATAGAGGTCAAAAACTTCTTCAGGTTCATCAGACATATCTGTTACTTCAGGTACCGAAGTTTGCATTCTAAATGCCATTTCATACTGGGCAATTCGAGCATCAATTTCTTGGTCACCATAAGTAGAGTTTTGTATTTGGTTTAACTCTTTCAAATAGCCAAGCATATCAGATCTATCGTGGTGGTCATAGTTTTCGGGGTTATTAAGAAATAATACAGGGTCCTTACCCGTTCTGAATTGAACTCCTTGATGTTGTGTAGGCAAAAAGCCGTTACCCCATAGTCTTGAATACAAAGGTTGCCCTGCATTCCCTGAAGTAAGCACAATAAACGAAGGTAAGTTTTGATTATCTGACCCTAAACCATAACTCAACCAAGACCCAATAGAAGGTCGCCCTGGTAGTTGATGACCTGTCTGAAAAAATGTGATTGCAGGATCATGATTAATCTGTTCAGTATACATCGATTTAATGATACAAAGGTCATCGACAACCTCTGCAGTATGAGGAAGCAACTCACTTACCCAAGTGTCATTTTTTCCATACTGTTTGAATTTAAATTTTGAAGGAGCAATTGGCAATGAAGACTGCTGAGCACTCATTGCTGTTAACCGCTGTCCATTTCTAACAGAGGAAGGCAGTTCTTTTCCGAAAAGGTCAACTAATTTTGGTTTGTAGTCAAAAGTTTCAAATTGTGATGGTCCACCACTTTGAAAAAGATAAACCACTCTTTTTGCTTTCGGCAAGAAATGAGGAAGAGAGTCTGTGATACTTTTTACTGGATCGCTGGAAGCAAACGTTTTATCTGACCCTAATAAGGACCCCAGTGCAAAAGCACCTATTCCCAATGATGTTTTCTTTAAAAAGTGTCTTCGATCCATTTTCTTCTCAACAGATTGAAGGTCTTTATTAGTAGATCTTACTTTTTTGTGATTACACATAATATTTATCTTCTAGTAATAGTAGCGTCTGAATTAAGAATGATGCTCGCTATAATTGCATTTGCGATAACAGTTGGAGCTTCAGCATCTTTTGAAATTTGATATTGACCTGAGGATAGCCAACCTTTCATTTTATCAGGACTGTTAGAGAATCTCAATTTTTCTTTTTGATGGACTTCTTTTAACAGTGTTAATTCAGTAGAGGAAATGTTCTTACCTGTTAGTTTTAAATACACTTTTGAAATACCATCGTCTAATGTGATTTGATTTGAAATTTCCTCACCAAGTTTTCGAGATATTTCAATAAAAGTAGGATCGTTTAATAGAACCAATGCTTGTAGTGGAGTATTAGTTTTCTGTCGTCGCACTGTGCATTCACTACGATCAGGTTGGTCAAATGTAGATTGTGTAGGGTTGGGTACCGTTCGTTTCCATACAGTATATAAGCTACGTCTGTATAAGTCATTTCCAGTACTTTGCTCATACTTATTGGCATTCATAGACCATAATCCATCAGGTTGGTAAGGAAATACACTCTTGCCTCCAATTTTTGTATTTATTAATCCACTAGCAGTAAGCGCATTGTCTCTCATCATTTCACTAGTTAGTCTAAATTGAGGTCCCCTTGCTAACCAATCATTATTAGGGTCTTTCTCCTTTAGCATCTGATTACCTATACTACTTTGACGATAGGTGGATGACATAACCATAGCTTTATGTAGGGACTTTACATCCCAGTTATCTTGCATAAATGAATAAGCCAAATGATCTAATAGCTTAGGGTGAGTAGGTAGTTTACCTTGGTTGCCAAAATCTTCTGTGGTTTCAACAATACCTTTTCCAAAGAAATTTTGCCAATATCTATTCACAGCAACTCGAGCTGTCAATGGGTGTTTGGGGTGAGTTAACCATTGTGCTAATCCAAGTCTATTTCTCGGATATTCATCTGGAAATTCAAGAATACTTAATGGGGTATTGGGGTATACTTTCTCACCATAATTATCATACACACCTCTTTCTAAAATATATGCTTGCCTTGGTTCATCCATTTCTTTCATAACCATAACTTCAGGAAGTGTATCTGTAGTTTGGTTGAGTTGCTTTTGCTTTGCTAAAAACTTTTTATTGACTTGATTTAATTTTCTTGATTTCCTTTGGAGATAATACTGTTGCAAGACTTTCCTTTCTTCTTTTGAAAGTAGGGATGGTTTTTTACGGATTAACTGTTTCCATTTCTTGAGATCAGATAACTGTAGAATTTCCAATTGGGTGATATTTCTTGAGAATACTTCAATCTGATCTACGCTACATCCTTTGGCTCCTAAACCTCTCCAGCGGGCACCAATTTGTAATCCGGGTTCAATAGGAGACGAATAGATAATATCTTCATAGTTATTGAAAATAATACTTTTGAAGAGGTTGTCTTGTTCTACATCCATCACTTGTTGTAGTCCATTGACATATAGCTGTACGCCTTTAGCTTTACTTGTACCGTCGTTGGTTAGTGTAATATGTATCCACTCATCTTTTGGAACCTTGTTTTTAGAAGTTTTAATTATGGCATTTTCAGGGTAAGTATGAGCCATAATTACTTGTAGTTTTTCATCCTTTACATATAAAGTATACCCTTTCATACTATGTAACATGACTGCCTTATTTTTATGGAATAATACCCCTTCTTTAAAGTTTTGAGGAATCTTTATCCATAAACTAATGCTAAATGGATCGTGTCTGTCATAAATGCCAATTGGGGCTAGATCAATCCAAGCATCACCATCCAAGAGTAAACCTTTATTATATTTTCCATTGGTGAAATTGGGGATCTCCTTTTTAGAAAATTGTCGATCCATTTTTCCCACTTTACCATTGAGTGTATTAATTAAACTATTGTTTAATTGAAATTCAGCTACTTTTTGATGATTGATAGAACCTTGACTTATTCCTTGATACTTTTCATCCTTGATCCACTGTGAAGCAGGTTTAATTTCTGCTTTTGTGATGGTTTGCTTTTCTAATAGCGATGAGTCACAAACACTTTTTAGAAAACTGATAACCTCCTCTTGTTCTTCATTAGGAAGAAGCAGTGTAGGAACAGGCATATCGCCTGCATCCCAAGAAATTTGTCCCGTTTCATTGATGTTATTGAAAAAGCTAAACAGCTCATAATAGTTTTTCTGTGAGATAGGATCATACTTATGATCATGACATCTTGCACAAGCTATGGTCATCCCCATAATTCCTTGACCTAAAACGGCAGTGCGGTCTGCTACATATTCTACTCTGAATTCTTCATCAACGATTCCTCCTTCGGCATTTTGAGGATGTAAACGATTGAAGCCTGTTGCTAATATTTGCTCTTTAGTTGCTTTTTTTAATAGATCCCCAGCGAGCTGTTCTGTTATAAATTCATCATAAGGTTTATTAGAATTAAAAGCTTTGATTACCCAATCTCTCCAAGGGCTCATATCTCTTAATCTATCTATTTGATATCCATGAGTATCTGCATAACGCGCTACATCCATCCAATCTGTAGCCATTTTTTCACCGTAATGGGGAGAAGTTAATAACCGATCCACTTGTTTTTCATAGGCATTTTCAGATGAATCATTGAGAAAATACTCTATTTCTTCAGTTGTAGGAGGTAACCCAGTTAAGTCTAGTGATAATCGTCGTAAAAGTAATTGCTTGTTAGCTTCCTTACTTGGAGATAACCCTTTTTCATTAAGCTTTTTGGAGATATAATAATCAATAAAATTACGTTCCCATTTGCTGTTGTTAGAATGGATTTTTTCTGGTTTCGATACAGGAGTGAAGGCCCAATGGGGTTCATATTTTGCACCTTCTTCAACCCATTTTATTAGTACCGCTTTTTCATAATCACTTAAACTTAAGTGAGATTCTGGTGTAGGCATGACTTGTGAAGGATCTTCAGAAAGTATCCTTTTGATCATTTCACTGTTGTTCGGGTTGCCTGGTAGAATGGCAAATTTTCCTTTTGATTCTTTTAATTCTGCTGTGGCGGCCTCAAAAGAATGAAGCTGTAATCCACCTTTTATCTTTCCATTATCAGGGCCATGGCAAGCAAAACATTTATCAGATAGAATAGGTTTGATGTCTTGGTTAAATACCAATTCATATGGGATTTCTTGATATGCTTTCTTTACTTTTTCAGGCATTTTAGTCGAGCATGAATAAAGAAGTGTACATATCAATAGTATTAAGTAGAGATGAGCCTTTATCATCATTTAAACAGGATTGAATTTTATGTATTGAAAGTTTGAGTGAATCCAATATGGGGTAGAAAATGATATGGAAAAGCATTTCTTACATAGACATGATATAGACAAAGCGATATTTTACCTGAAAAAAATTGTAGAGAATATCCGTTTAGAGCATCTTATCATTGGTTTATGACTAGACAAAAGAACAATTCTAATGAAAACGTATAGACGGACGGTATTTTTGATATTCTGCTTAATGATTAGTCTTAGCTCTCAATTACTCATTGCACAGAATAACTTTTTTTCAGACGATATATTGATAACACCAAGTGTTTTAAAAAAGGTATATAATGACGATCGAGTGATAGCTTTTGAAAAACGTTTGACAGAGGTTCGAGATTCCAATGAAAAAGTTGAAATATTGATTGAGCTAGGAGATATTTATTGCAATAGAGTTAATTACCAGAAAGCGTATACGACGTATTGGTCAGCACTTGCTTTATTGGACCAAAACGATAATGAGATTTTAAGAGCATCGGTGTATAATGGTATGGGGATTCTATACAGTTTGTACAATAGGAATCAGCAGGCACTAAAATATTATAAGAAGTCATTATCAATTAACAGGAGATTAGACGATGCTTTAGCTCAAGGAAGATTGAGAGCGAATTATTTTACCATAGCAGTTCATTATCGATATGAAGAAAACCTCACTAGAGCTAAAATCTATTTAGATAGTTGTGTTCATATTCAAAAAAGGCAGAATTACGATGGATTTTATGCAGAAGCGGAAGCGGCATACCACTTGATGTTGGAACATCAATTAGATATGGCGTACAAAAAGTTTATGGCACTTCATAAAGCATTGGATAAAGGAATAAATGAACCCTATAAGGTTGTTTTTTACTCACTATATGGAGAGTTGTTTTATAAGTTAAAAGAGTATGATTTAGCGATATCAATGTATCATAAATCAATAAAATATGCTTTTGAAACAAAGTCTCATATCAATTTTGTTCCAGATACTTATCGATCACTTTCTGATGTATATCTCACAATAGGAGAACATAAGAAAGCATATATTCATTTGGATGCGGCATCAAGATTAGAGGAATATTTGTATAGCAGTA from Flammeovirga agarivorans harbors:
- the atpG gene encoding ATP synthase F1 subunit gamma; this encodes MASLKEVKERITSVDSTQQITKAMKMVSAAKMRRAQDRVTGMRPYADKLASILENVTSALGTDFSSPFVEAREEVNSVLVIVVTSDRGLAGAFNSNIQKESSRLINEEFSSQFNAGRVEVLAVGSKGADYFKRRNYELNAEFVDLFHNLDFDGARKAAEYAMDGYVSGKFDKVVMVYNEFKNVATQIVRTKQFLPFTLEQSTDKEESTQEADYIFEPEKEKILSELIPKTLKVNFYAHLLDSNAAEHGARMTAMDKATENAGELLKDLKLDYNRSRQAAITNEILEIVGGAEALASN
- a CDS encoding c-type cytochrome domain-containing protein; this encodes MDFSNFHLFIGRFHPLFVHLPIGFIFFGIILEIVGKLKIFQPDHKSIELSYIVGAASAIISCLLGYLLAYDNNDYNYEAISFHQWFGIITTVLIIGMFFLKKYNIQKMYDFSLLVIVFTISITGHYGGNLTHGSTYLTQYAPLKLNDTEIVISPPNSANEVIMYEHIIQPILQQKCISCHNTEKKKGELSLSNKADILKGGKTKNLIVQGESNHSEIIQRILLPHGDENIMPPEGKTPLTDKEIELLIGWIDIGHGSFDTLITDIPLTEELMTYCNTKLGFISNHNSIALTDYDTSIVQDLRNKGFQIREIDKNAFDVSYPKLSNIDLISALLPIKDNIIWLDLKAQNIQRPDELQQFSELRKLNLSKNPIGDDGVNIFKMMKKLETINLHSTLISSHGIKELKDNSSIKTIYSWNTKL
- a CDS encoding NHL repeat-containing protein, which translates into the protein MDSRRSFIKKTSLLLSGVISTPSLAFQPSFKKDEIIGHGDYQYKIHRDWAKISSVRNPILNCHEMVMDSKGRLIMIGDHTDNNILIFDKSGKLLDFWGTAYPGGHGLTLSEEGGEDFLYITDSGWYLDKKGQWIKHNGRVSKTTMDGQVIFDIGHPQTIGIYKPGEHFCPTEVAIGPNGDIYVADGYGKDLIIQYNQYGQYKRHWGGHDNKNNNYNLFNAHGVSIDYRDPNQTLVVCSSRNESTFKFYTLEGEFVKKIKLPNMYMCRAVFDDNNLYAGVCWSSPTNEDGYDWTKHTGFVTILENDKVVSNPGGTAPKYDDNGELLPSYQLAHQPILHGHDVCIDEDKNLYICQWNAGNTPPLKLERI
- a CDS encoding DUF1501 domain-containing protein, translating into MCNHKKVRSTNKDLQSVEKKMDRRHFLKKTSLGIGAFALGSLLGSDKTFASSDPVKSITDSLPHFLPKAKRVVYLFQSGGPSQFETFDYKPKLVDLFGKELPSSVRNGQRLTAMSAQQSSLPIAPSKFKFKQYGKNDTWVSELLPHTAEVVDDLCIIKSMYTEQINHDPAITFFQTGHQLPGRPSIGSWLSYGLGSDNQNLPSFIVLTSGNAGQPLYSRLWGNGFLPTQHQGVQFRTGKDPVLFLNNPENYDHHDRSDMLGYLKELNQIQNSTYGDQEIDARIAQYEMAFRMQTSVPEVTDMSDEPEEVFDLYGKDSRTPGTYAANCLMARRLLEKDVKFIQLYHRGWDQHIGLPNGIKKQCLDTDQATAGFLKDLKRRGLLEDTLVIWGGEFGRTVYSQGKLTQNDYGRDHHPKCFSMWMAGAGVKAGMSYGETDDFSYNITKNPVHVHDFHATLMHILGIDHEKLTFKHQGRRFRLTDVHGNVVKDILS
- a CDS encoding DUF1553 domain-containing protein, yielding MPEKVKKAYQEIPYELVFNQDIKPILSDKCFACHGPDNGKIKGGLQLHSFEAATAELKESKGKFAILPGNPNNSEMIKRILSEDPSQVMPTPESHLSLSDYEKAVLIKWVEEGAKYEPHWAFTPVSKPEKIHSNNSKWERNFIDYYISKKLNEKGLSPSKEANKQLLLRRLSLDLTGLPPTTEEIEYFLNDSSENAYEKQVDRLLTSPHYGEKMATDWMDVARYADTHGYQIDRLRDMSPWRDWVIKAFNSNKPYDEFITEQLAGDLLKKATKEQILATGFNRLHPQNAEGGIVDEEFRVEYVADRTAVLGQGIMGMTIACARCHDHKYDPISQKNYYELFSFFNNINETGQISWDAGDMPVPTLLLPNEEQEEVISFLKSVCDSSLLEKQTITKAEIKPASQWIKDEKYQGISQGSINHQKVAEFQLNNSLINTLNGKVGKMDRQFSKKEIPNFTNGKYNKGLLLDGDAWIDLAPIGIYDRHDPFSISLWIKIPQNFKEGVLFHKNKAVMLHSMKGYTLYVKDEKLQVIMAHTYPENAIIKTSKNKVPKDEWIHITLTNDGTSKAKGVQLYVNGLQQVMDVEQDNLFKSIIFNNYEDIIYSSPIEPGLQIGARWRGLGAKGCSVDQIEVFSRNITQLEILQLSDLKKWKQLIRKKPSLLSKEERKVLQQYYLQRKSRKLNQVNKKFLAKQKQLNQTTDTLPEVMVMKEMDEPRQAYILERGVYDNYGEKVYPNTPLSILEFPDEYPRNRLGLAQWLTHPKHPLTARVAVNRYWQNFFGKGIVETTEDFGNQGKLPTHPKLLDHLAYSFMQDNWDVKSLHKAMVMSSTYRQSSIGNQMLKEKDPNNDWLARGPQFRLTSEMMRDNALTASGLINTKIGGKSVFPYQPDGLWSMNANKYEQSTGNDLYRRSLYTVWKRTVPNPTQSTFDQPDRSECTVRRQKTNTPLQALVLLNDPTFIEISRKLGEEISNQITLDDGISKVYLKLTGKNISSTELTLLKEVHQKEKLRFSNSPDKMKGWLSSGQYQISKDAEAPTVIANAIIASIILNSDATITRR
- a CDS encoding tetratricopeptide repeat protein; translated protein: MISLSSQLLIAQNNFFSDDILITPSVLKKVYNDDRVIAFEKRLTEVRDSNEKVEILIELGDIYCNRVNYQKAYTTYWSALALLDQNDNEILRASVYNGMGILYSLYNRNQQALKYYKKSLSINRRLDDALAQGRLRANYFTIAVHYRYEENLTRAKIYLDSCVHIQKRQNYDGFYAEAEAAYHLMLEHQLDMAYKKFMALHKALDKGINEPYKVVFYSLYGELFYKLKEYDLAISMYHKSIKYAFETKSHINFVPDTYRSLSDVYLTIGEHKKAYIHLDAASRLEEYLYSSKSLTNQFLLEINDTYKKREQEQQHVIALQEIQRIKQDKQILWLYISLLILFTLFIIVIIASRIKSLKKNHKLERAAMHERQELEKEQQNKILTIRNQELTQSTLQSIAKDEVLASVKEKLKVLQKQHNSKELKSVINTIKVNQDMSWLDFEHRFTNANKEFFKNLKTKFPQLSNYDLKVCALVKLNFSAKEMAKLLGISPESATTSRYRLRKKLGIQKGIDLTNFINSI